The nucleotide window GGACTCGAACCACCCGAAACGGGTGTGACGATCGAGATTCCTCCTGAATACGACTCGATCTACGCGGTTGCGCCGCTTGCGTACTATTTGGGTGCGACGATCGAACCGGGCTCCGAACCGCTGTTGCGGACCGATCGCGGGTTCGAACAGTCGCTCGCCGGTCCGCAGGGGTTCGAGCAAACGGTTGCACGGACGCTCAAGCAAGCGTTCTTCATGGACTGTCTCACCCGAACCGAGGGCTGGACGCCGATGGACCTCCACGAGCGACGGCTGTTAGAGGACGAGCTGGAGTTCGATTTCCCGGCGCTCTACGAGCAACCGCTGGCCGCGCAGCTCGAAACGTATCTCTCGATTCCCTACCGGACGATCGCCGAGCACGTGCCGGCGTGGAAGCTCACGGCCACCGTCACGGCGACGGCCGACAGCATCGAACATCTACCCTTCGTCGTGTCCGATCTCGCCGTCGTTCGGTCCGCACGGACGCGCGAGGTCTCGGTGCCGAACGTTCGATCGGCCGCGCTCGACACGTTCCTGCGCGACGACACGCGGAGTACGGGCACCCAGCCGGGCGGCGAGAACACGTACGTCAAACCGCTCCGGTCGGATTCGCTGGAGCAGACGTGGATCGGAGAGGGGACGCCGCTGGGGGCGAGCAAGGCGTCGCTGGCGGCCTATCGCAACCGATTGGAGCGCACACCCGCCGAGGGTGACATCGAGATCACGGTCGTTTGTAACGACGCGGCGATGGACGACGAGCGCGTCGTCGAGGCGAGCTATGGCGAGCGGGCCGATCTTCCCTTCGACGTGACCGTCGCCCACGACCTGACGACCGACGAGTTGGCGGACGTGCTCGCCGCCCGGACGGATTTCCTCCACTACATCGGCCACGTCGACGACGAGGGGTTCGCGTGTGCGGACGGCCGTCTCGACGCCCGGCAGCTCGATTCGGTCGGTGTCGATGCGTTTCTCCTGAATGCCTGTCAGTCCTACCGTCAGGGAATGGCGTTGATCGAGGCCGGTGCCATCGGTGGGATCGTCACAATTTCAGATATTTTGAACAGCGAGGGCGTCAAGATGGGCCGCGCGCTCGCCTGCCTGCTCGATGCCGGTTTTCCGCTCGGGCCTGCCCTCGAAATCGCCCGTGGCGAGAGTATCGTCGGCGGGCAGTATCTCGTCGTCGGTGACGGCGGCTTCGCCATCGCCGATGCCGCGGGCGGCACGCCGACGCTCTGTGAGATCGAGCGCACCGGGGACGGGTTCCGGATCGATCAGATCACGTATCCGACGCGCGAGCGCGGTCTCGGCAGCCTGTTCATTCCTGCTACCTCGGGCGACCGTGACTGCTATCTCTCCTCGGGTCGCGTCCGTCGGCTCAATCTCTCGGCACACGAACTCTGGGCGTTTCTCACGCTCGAAGCGATGCCGGTGAAGATCGACGGCCAGCTCCACTGGAGCGACCGGCTGGATTTCGGCGTGCTTCAGGGACCGGAGTAAGTGCAGGCGCTGGCACCGCTCACGTCGGTGACGCCACAACACGCCACCGTGAACTGAATGCTCTCGCTCGGCGACTCCGCTTCCGATGGTTGTTGACTATCACTCACAACTGGTCGATATTCATCCGTGTCCGGGATGAAACTATCGTATGGTTTCCAACAGCAACGTATACGGTCAAAACCGTGTCGCGCGACGGCCGTCGATCAGCCGAACGATCAACGGCTGATCGAGGGTGCAGACGTCATCTTCTGTCTGCATGACATGCATATCGTTGCGGATATCGTGCCCGGAAGTTACAATATGCATTTACTTTGTGCGTTTCAGGTTCGGTTGGCCAATAAAATTAAATAGATGGAAAACCTCCGTTTAGTTGCTATGAGTTTCACGAACCGAATCGAAACGGACGTTGCCGACGTATATCGCGCCGTGTTTTCGGAAACGACCGACGACGCGTTCGTCGTCGCGCCCGCGGCGGCATCGGTTGAACGGCTCGTGACGGTGCTCGACGGTCTCGACAGCCCGCCGACAGTGCGCCTACTCGCGTTCGACAGCACGCTCAAGGACGTTCTCGACGACTTCCTGGTTGCCAGCACCGCCGCCGATCTCATCGACGAGGGCACGCTCTCGTTGGGGACGATCGAGGAAGCCGGCACCGGCCAACTGATCGTCACCGACGAAACGGTCGTCTCGCTCGTCACGGCGGGCCAGCGGGTGGCCGCCCTCGGCACCGACGACGGGGAGTTCGTCGCGAACGCCAACGAGCGCTCCGAGGAGCGCTGGGAAGCGAGCTCGTCGTACAGCCTCAGAACCCCGCCGCTCTCGCGGATCCGCGAGACGATGGCCGAGGCGTTCGATCCCGGCGTCCGCGACGACTTCGACGCCGTGCTCGCCTCGCTCGACACCGCCCGCGGCGACGGCGACGGTCTCGACGAGGTGACGATCAGCCTGCTCGTCGCGGCGAAAAACGAGGAGCTGCTCTACGACATCTCGAAGTGGGGTGAGGACACCGGCGTCGCGAGCAAGGCCACCTTCTCGCGGACGAAAACCCGCCTCGAAGAGATGGGGCTGCTCGACACGACGAAGGTGCCCATCGACGTCGGCCGCCCGCGACTGCGGCTGCTGCTCGGCGACGAGCGCCTCAGCGAGGCCGACGCCGACGAACTGGCGGCCGTCGCCACCGGCATCCTCTCGACCGACGCGTCCTGACTCCGTCGGATCGTCGCCGATCGCACCGGAAACGACGCTCTCACTGCCGATCGATTGCTTCGTCCTCTCCGGCCTAGTCAGCAAACGCTTCGTCGAGATCGTCCGCGAGCACCGCGATCGCGTCGCGGCTGCGGTCGATGGTATCGACCAGATTGAGGAAACCGTGGATCATCCCCTCGAAACACTCGTGAGTGACCGGCACGCCCGCCGCGTCGAGGCGATCGGCGTAGGCGATCCCTTCGTCGCGCAGCGGATCGAACCCCGCGGTGATGACGGTCGCTGGTGGGAGGCCGGAGAGATCGCGTGCCATGAGCGGTGCGGCGTACGCGTTGCGCGCGTCGGTCGGCTGGTCGAGATAGCGCTCGTAGTACCACTCGGCGCTGGCCCGTTCAAGGAGATAGCCCTCGGCGTTCTCCTCGTAGGAGTCGAACTCCTGGAGCGACGGCGAGTTGACCGACGGGTAGACGAGCGACTGGTGGCAGAGCTCCGGCCCGTCGCGGTCGCAGGCGACGAGCGTGACGGCGGCGGCCAGATTGCCGCCCGCGCTGTCGCCGCCGACCGCGACTCGCTCCCCGTCGCCGCCGAGCTCGTCGGCGTAATCGACTGCCCACTCGGTGGCCGCGTAGCAGTCCTCGACGGCCGCCGGGAAGGGATGCTCTGGCGCGAGGCGATAGTCGACCGAGACGACGAGACACTCGACCGCATTGGCGAGCGCGCGACAGACCGGGTCGTGAGTGTCGAGCCCGCCGACGACCCATCCGCCCCCGTGAAAGGTGACGAACACGCCGTAGGGCTCCGTCCCCGTCTCGGGTGCGTAGACGCGCACCGGCAGCGGTCCGCCCGGCCCCTCGATCGAGAACTCCTTGATCTCGCCGACGGGTTCCGGATCGGGCGTCGTGAACAGTTCGTCGAGGCGGTCGCGGGCGGTCGGGACCGACATGCCGTGGGTCGGCGGCGTGCGCTGTTGGTCGATCCGTTCGAGCAGCCGTTCGACCTGTGGATCGGGGTCGTCCATCCGCCGGACCGACGGCGACGATCGACGTAGTTCTGTCCCTGAATAACTCCGAGGTATGTGGAAAGGTTTTCGTATGCCCGATGGATATGACTGGCGATGAGTTCCGTGAGCGCGCTGGCCCAGCGACTCGCTGTGGTCGCCGGCTTCGAGAACCCACGGACGAGCCTGGAGCAGTACCGGACGCCGCCGGGGCTGGCGGCCAGGCTGGTCCACGACGCCGATCTGCAGGGCGACATCGAGGGACGGTTCGTCGTCGATCTCGGAACGGGGACGGGGATGCTCGCGCTTGCGGCCGCGCTCCGTGGGCCGCGCGGCGTGGTGGGTGTCGATATCGACCCCGATCCGCTCTCGACGGCGCGCGACAACGAGGGGCGGGTCGGCACGGCCGCCGACATCTCGTGGCTGCGCGCCGACGCGACCGACGCGCCGCTCGACACGGATGGCGAAACGACCGTCGTGATGAACCCGCCGTTCGGCGCGCAAGCGGGCAACGAACACGCCGATCGCGCGTTCCTCGCGACGGCCGCCCGCCTGGGCGACGTCTCCTACTCGGTCCACAACGCTGGCAGCCAGGAGTTCGTCGCATCGTTCGCCGCCGACAACGGCGGGACGGTCATGCGCTCGTTTCGCGCCGAACTCGATCTCCCCCGACAGTTCGACTTCCACGACGAGGACTCCCACACCGTCGAGACCGAGATTTTTCGCATCGAGTGGGCCTAGAGCCACGTCACGATCTGGCTGTAGAGGCTGCGCGCCGTCAGCAACGTGAAGACGAACATCAGCACGGTGACGACGGCGAAGACGGCGTTCAGCCAGCGCGGGTGATCGAAGAACTTCCGATTGGCGAAGAAGAGCGCGAGCGCGAAGATCGGCAGTCCGATGAGGCCGTTGACGGCGGGCATCACGATGCCGAGTCGCACCGGCGTGATATCGGTGAACTCCAGCAGGAGGACGGCGAAACCCACCGCCATCACGATGAGTATCTCGACGGTGCGCCGGAAGCCCCGATCGCCGAAGACGGTCGTCCGATCCCAGGCCTGCGGGATGAGGAAGCCGGCCCCGAACAGCGTGCCGGTCGCCGAGGAAAACGTCGCCAGCAACACCGCCAGCACGAACACCGGCAGCGCCCAGCCGCCGAAGATGGCCTGTAACGGCACGCCGGGGCTGGTGAGCGTCGGGGTTCCCGGCTCCATCGTCAGCGCCGAGACGATGATCACGGCCGCGCTGAGGAGCACGATGAAGGCGATGCCGACGAAGTTGTCCCGGCGGTACGGCCCCATCTCGGTCCAGTTCTTCGAGGGCTGGATGCTCGATTGAATGATGAAGTTCGGGTAGTAGACCGTAGTGCCGAACAGCGCGATGAGGCTGGTCAGGAAGCCGATGTCGCTCTGCAGGTATGGCACAAACCCTGACATGACCCGCCCGATCGGGAGATCGAGTCCGAGCGTGAGAACGATGTAGATGGCGAACACGGTCAGGATGATCGCCGCGATGGCGGCCTCGATGCGGTCGTAGACGCGGAGTTCGACCAGCGCGATGCCGATGCCGCCAGCGAGGATCGCACCGAGGTAGACGTTGTCGAGCGGCGTCAGATAGGCCAGCGCAGCGCCGGCGACCGCGTAGTTCGAGATCGCCCAGAACTGCATGATGAAGGCGATGAACAGCGCCATCGCCTTCGTCGGCCCCGCGCCGATCGCCCCACGGATGTAGCTCACGACGGGTTCGTCGATGGTCGCGAGCCGGCCGGACATCTCGTGCATCGCCAGATCGACGACGAGCGCGACCGGGAGCGCCCACAGCAGGAGGAACCCCCAGTTCGCTCCCGTGTTTGCGAGGATGTACACCGAGCCGGCCCCGAACACGTTCGCCGAGAACAGCAGCCCGAGACCGTACGCCTCGACGAACCGTTTCGGCCCTTCCACCGGGAGCCAGGAGGGGACGTAACTGTCCGCCGAACTCATCGTCGACTCACCCACGATCGTGTCATCTATATTCGTCCTCCATGACTATAGATGGCACATGATGCCTAGCTGGTTGGATCGGTCGCCTGCAGAGGACGGCTCCTTTAACCGCGATGATCCGATTCAGGGCTGTTCGCCGGCGGGGATCGGATCGAATGGCTCCGCGACACCGCTCATCGATAGCGCTCGCGTTCGGCGATCGGGACGCGCGTCTCGCCGGTCGCGGCGAACAGCGTCCGTCCCTCGCGGCTGAAGGTGATGTTCGCGGCGCGCGTCGTGCCGTTGCTCGGGAGCGGCGCACGTCCGAGCGTCCCGTTGGCTCGCGAGACGACGAGTCCGAACCCCTTCCGTCGGGGGACGATCGAGACGTTCTTTCCTCGGATCGTCGCGTCGGCGGTCGCCGGCGCGGAGCGGTAGCCGACGTGACTTTCGGTGCTCCGATTGAGCCAGACCTTGTAAGCGCGGTCGTCGCCCGCCCGCCAGCCGCTGCGCGAGACCCGTATCCGTTCGTCCCAGCCCAGGCCGCCGAGGCGGACGGCCGCCCGGCCGGTGAACGCGAGCCGCGATGCCTGGACGGCGGTCGTCCAGAGGTGGCGGCGCTCGCTCGTCACGATGACGCCGCTGGCGTTCACCGTGGTGCTCTCGCCGAACGCCGCGACGTCGACGACCGACACCTGTCGGTTGGTGACGTTCTCGGCGTATCGCACGGTGTAGTCCCTGACGGCGATCGCCTCCGACTGCTCGCTCGTCGCGTTGGTGGGTGTCGCGTTGGGTGTAGCGGCCGCCCGCGCCGTCGACGACTCGACGGTCGTGAGATTTACCGGAATCGCGGGTGCCGACAGCGCCGCGAGCGCGAGCAGTACGACCACGGCCGTGCCGGCCCATCGCTCGGTGCCGCCGACAAGCGGGACCGTCGATGGGATGCGTCCGGTGGCGACGACGCTCGCGACGACCAGAAGGGCGAGCCCGAAGACGAGCACCACGCCGAGCGCGCGGTAGAGCACGAACCCGCCGTTGCCGCGAAACCAGTAGACCGCCCACAGCGACTGCGAGATGGCGAACAGAACTGTACCGAGCCAGAGCCGGCCCGCGGTGGGCCCGGTTCCACGCCGCCGGACGAGCGCGATCCCGGCGAGCACGCCGACGAGCAGGCCAATCGCGTGGGCCTGGATAGCGATGCCGGCCCACCACGGCGCGCCGAACGACGGGTCGGCGCTGGCCTCGACGACCGGGTTCTGGATGGTGGTGTACACTCGCCGGATCGCGTCGCTGGCCGCGAGCGCGATCACCGTCGCCAGCGGGTAGTGGACGAGCGCGACCCCGGCGATAGCGAACAGCACGCCCGAGAAGCCGATGACCGGGCCGACCGCGAACAGCGCGACGAACAGCCCGACGAGCAGCGCCGCGGCCGGGATCACGAGTACGCGGGCGATCGGACTCTCCACGAGTGGCGATTTCGGACCCCGTTCGTCCGGATAGTGACCCCAGGCGTATTCGGCCAGCGGGGCGAGCGCGAGCGTTCCGACCAGGTTCCCAACCAGATGATTCGGGCTGACGTGGGCGAACGAGGAGAGGGCGATGCCGAGCGGGGAGCCGTACGACCACGCGCGGAAGGGAAGCGCGAGCGGGCCGTACCAATGCTGGAACCCACCTTGTACGAACAGATAGACGGCGAGCACACCGAGTACCGTGAGCAGCGTTCCCCAGGGGATGCCGGCGAGAAAGCGCGCCCGCAGCGCCGCCGTCCGGTCACGGGCGTCGAGTCGCCACGCCACGAGCGCCGAGAGGACGACCGCGAGGACGACGGCGATGCGGGTGAGCGCCAGCCACGGCGACATGGCCAATCCTGAGCGTGCGTGGGTTTCACTCTGTCGCGGCCAGTCGTCAGGTTCAAGCGCGCGAGAACGAACAGTAGTGTATGGAACTGCGGGTCATCGAAAGCGACGAGAACGAGCTCTCGATCGAGGTCGCCGACGAGGGGCACACGTTCATGAACGTACTCAAAGGTGCATTGCTCGAAACCGAGGGTGTCACGACGGCCACCTACGACGTCAATCCCGAGCAGTCCGGCGGCCAGACCGAGCCGGTGCTCACGATCCGTACCGAGGGGACGGACCCGCTCGACGCGCTCGAAGACGGCGCGGGACGGGTGAACGACATGACGGCGGCGTTCCGGACGGCTTTCGAGAGCGCTGCCTGAGGATCAGTTCGCGGGCTGTCTGTACAGACCGACGGCCTCGCGGGCGAGTACGAAGCCCGCGATGAGCAACACGCCGCCGAACACCGCCATCCAGAGCCCGATGGTTTGTTCGCCCGCACCGAGCGTCTCGATACCGTTGAGTTCGAGAAACACACCGGCAACGGCCGCAAGCGTCGCCCCGACGGCGCGCATGGCGGCCGAGCCGAACTCCGCCACCAACTCTAGAACTGGTTCGATCATTGAGGTCGCTCATTCGTGGATTGTCAAAGTGCTTTTGCTTCGGCGGCGAAACGTAATCCTTGAGGGAATTCGGCGAGAATCGGCGGTATGGCCCGCTACGGCGATCTCAACTACGGTTGGCTCACGAAACACGGCTTCGGGCTCGGCGTCGCCCTGTTCGTTCTCGGCGCGCTGGGTTCGATCGCCGGTCCGGCGCTGTTCGGCTCGCTCCCCGGCTGGGAGGCGACCCTGTTCACCGACAGCGAAGTCGCCGGCATCGTCATCGCCTTCCTCTCGGTGATGGTCTTCGGGATCGTCCTGCCGCTCACCGAGTGAGCACGCTCCACCCACGACGGCGACTGCCTTCTCAGCGCCGCACCGGAACCCCGTGTTCGTCGAGGTATTCCTTCACGTCCTCGATCGAGTATTCGTCGAAATGGAAGATCGAGGCGGCGAGCGCCGCGTCGGCATTCGCCGCGGTGAACACCTCCTCCATGTCGGCAGGGCCGCCACAGCCGGAGGAGGCGATGACCGGCGTCGAGACGCTCTCACAGACCGCGCGCGTCAGCGGGACGTCGTAGCCCTCCTTCGTGCCGTCGGCGTCGATCGAGTTGACGAACAGCTCGCCGGCTCCTCGACTTTGGGCCTCGCGCGCCCACTCGACCACGTCGATACCCGTGCCCTCGCGGCCGCCCTTCACCGTGCACTCGAACCAGCAGGATTCGCCGTCAGTCGTAACGAAATGTTCGCCCTCCTCGTCGTAGCGACGGCGTGCATCGACCGAGATGACGATACACTGGCTACCGAAGCTCTCGGCACCCTCGGTGATGAGTGCCGGTCGATCGAGCGCGCCCGTGTTGATCGAGACCTTGTCCGCGCCCGCCCGCAGGGTCTCCCTGATGTCCGCGCGCGTGCGGATGCCGCCGCCCACGGTCAGGGGGATGAACACCTCGTCGGCGACGCGCGAGACGACGTCGAGCATCGTCTCGCGGCCGTCGGCCGAGGCAGTGATGTCGAGGAAGACGAACTCGTCGGCACCCGCCTCGTTGTACCGGCGGGCCATCTCGACGGGATCGCCCGTGTGTTCGAGGTTCTCGAAGTTCACGCCGGTGTAGACCGCCGGCTCGCCGTCGTCGTTGAGATCGACGTCGATACAGGGGATAACGCGCTTGGTGAGTGTCATATACTGTTGACACCGTGCCACTCATTCTTAACTCGAAGGCTTTGGCGCTACATATGATGTATGGCAGCTTCCGCGGAGACCGCATATGAGCAAACACAAATCGTGAATTCGCCACTGATGGAAAGACCATCCATGCATTGATTATGACAGGCTCACTCGGATATAATATGCCAAAATATGCCACTCTTGACGATATAGACGAGGAAACACGATATAGTATCCTTACCGCCTTGCATGAAAACGAGCGGTTTTTGGGTGGTATTACGGCGACGGACGCTTTCCGAGCAAGCCAACAAACCCGTTTGATCCTGACTGATCAGCGTCTCCTCACGTTCAGCCAGAAAAATGCTACAAGCCCTCTTTCCGAAATTGATCGGGCAAATATCTCACACGCCGACTTCGAAGAAGGAATCCTGAGTCGAACACTGACTATCGTAGGAACGGACGGACTCACTCAAGAATGGGATCTCGATATCAACGGTGCAGGCGAATTTGCCGAGGCAGTCCTGAGTGGTGGTGTTCAGCGCGTCTATGATGACGATTTCCAAATCGAATCACACTCTCACATCAATGGGGTAAACGACTCGAAAACTACTCCGGGCTTCAACAATGGACCCGGCGGCAATACGGAACGGAATCACGGACGGGACAGAGAACCATCGGCAACTGAAAGGGGTCGGAGCACACAGGAACCCGTTACTGACAGTAGCACGGATTACCAGCACCCAGCCATCGCTGATCTTTCACAATCCGAGTTGCTTTCCGAGCTTCAGTCGATGGATAACTACGATTTCGAGTACTTCGTCGCCGATATCTGGGAGCAGATGGGATGGGAGACAGAAGTCTCGCAAGCATCGGTGGACGCTGGAATCGATGTGACCGCTACGAAATCGAACCCCTACCCAGAGAAGAACATAATCCAGGCCAAACGGTACGGTGAAAACACGAGTGTTGGCGGTCCGGACATACAACAATACGCGAGTCTCAAACAACAGGTCTCAGGTACTGATTCGGTAATCGTC belongs to Halococcus qingdaonensis and includes:
- a CDS encoding divalent metal cation transporter — encoded protein: MSSADSYVPSWLPVEGPKRFVEAYGLGLLFSANVFGAGSVYILANTGANWGFLLLWALPVALVVDLAMHEMSGRLATIDEPVVSYIRGAIGAGPTKAMALFIAFIMQFWAISNYAVAGAALAYLTPLDNVYLGAILAGGIGIALVELRVYDRIEAAIAAIILTVFAIYIVLTLGLDLPIGRVMSGFVPYLQSDIGFLTSLIALFGTTVYYPNFIIQSSIQPSKNWTEMGPYRRDNFVGIAFIVLLSAAVIIVSALTMEPGTPTLTSPGVPLQAIFGGWALPVFVLAVLLATFSSATGTLFGAGFLIPQAWDRTTVFGDRGFRRTVEILIVMAVGFAVLLLEFTDITPVRLGIVMPAVNGLIGLPIFALALFFANRKFFDHPRWLNAVFAVVTVLMFVFTLLTARSLYSQIVTWL
- a CDS encoding restriction endonuclease; the protein is MTGSLGYNMPKYATLDDIDEETRYSILTALHENERFLGGITATDAFRASQQTRLILTDQRLLTFSQKNATSPLSEIDRANISHADFEEGILSRTLTIVGTDGLTQEWDLDINGAGEFAEAVLSGGVQRVYDDDFQIESHSHINGVNDSKTTPGFNNGPGGNTERNHGRDREPSATERGRSTQEPVTDSSTDYQHPAIADLSQSELLSELQSMDNYDFEYFVADIWEQMGWETEVSQASVDAGIDVTATKSNPYPEKNIIQAKRYGENTSVGGPDIQQYASLKQQVSGTDSVIVVTTGSFTNAAEKRATDLNVKTVDGDGIVSMVDDLDARNLVTDYIDIPLESSAESEFDSELGSTPMGDHGTDSPDTAAMGHASPAPDHELEAISSDEGDSTILHVADRIVGATNQTTDQESSALETRDQTRTADQTGADDVIANSQSAGNWHYGVIGLSAISILGLFAGVADVAGFSILLLLPITYLDIRDVRTVTTEWQPKTWLYLLGMFFVVFIAAPLYLYRRKTVVGL
- a CDS encoding rhomboid family intramembrane serine protease — its product is MSPWLALTRIAVVLAVVLSALVAWRLDARDRTAALRARFLAGIPWGTLLTVLGVLAVYLFVQGGFQHWYGPLALPFRAWSYGSPLGIALSSFAHVSPNHLVGNLVGTLALAPLAEYAWGHYPDERGPKSPLVESPIARVLVIPAAALLVGLFVALFAVGPVIGFSGVLFAIAGVALVHYPLATVIALAASDAIRRVYTTIQNPVVEASADPSFGAPWWAGIAIQAHAIGLLVGVLAGIALVRRRGTGPTAGRLWLGTVLFAISQSLWAVYWFRGNGGFVLYRALGVVLVFGLALLVVASVVATGRIPSTVPLVGGTERWAGTAVVVLLALAALSAPAIPVNLTTVESSTARAAATPNATPTNATSEQSEAIAVRDYTVRYAENVTNRQVSVVDVAAFGESTTVNASGVIVTSERRHLWTTAVQASRLAFTGRAAVRLGGLGWDERIRVSRSGWRAGDDRAYKVWLNRSTESHVGYRSAPATADATIRGKNVSIVPRRKGFGLVVSRANGTLGRAPLPSNGTTRAANITFSREGRTLFAATGETRVPIAERERYR
- a CDS encoding DUF7860 family protein; the encoded protein is MARYGDLNYGWLTKHGFGLGVALFVLGALGSIAGPALFGSLPGWEATLFTDSEVAGIVIAFLSVMVFGIVLPLTE
- the hisF gene encoding imidazole glycerol phosphate synthase subunit HisF, producing the protein MTLTKRVIPCIDVDLNDDGEPAVYTGVNFENLEHTGDPVEMARRYNEAGADEFVFLDITASADGRETMLDVVSRVADEVFIPLTVGGGIRTRADIRETLRAGADKVSINTGALDRPALITEGAESFGSQCIVISVDARRRYDEEGEHFVTTDGESCWFECTVKGGREGTGIDVVEWAREAQSRGAGELFVNSIDADGTKEGYDVPLTRAVCESVSTPVIASSGCGGPADMEEVFTAANADAALAASIFHFDEYSIEDVKEYLDEHGVPVRR
- a CDS encoding METTL5 family protein, which gives rise to MSSVSALAQRLAVVAGFENPRTSLEQYRTPPGLAARLVHDADLQGDIEGRFVVDLGTGTGMLALAAALRGPRGVVGVDIDPDPLSTARDNEGRVGTAADISWLRADATDAPLDTDGETTVVMNPPFGAQAGNEHADRAFLATAARLGDVSYSVHNAGSQEFVASFAADNGGTVMRSFRAELDLPRQFDFHDEDSHTVETEIFRIEWA
- a CDS encoding alpha/beta hydrolase, whose amino-acid sequence is MDDPDPQVERLLERIDQQRTPPTHGMSVPTARDRLDELFTTPDPEPVGEIKEFSIEGPGGPLPVRVYAPETGTEPYGVFVTFHGGGWVVGGLDTHDPVCRALANAVECLVVSVDYRLAPEHPFPAAVEDCYAATEWAVDYADELGGDGERVAVGGDSAGGNLAAAVTLVACDRDGPELCHQSLVYPSVNSPSLQEFDSYEENAEGYLLERASAEWYYERYLDQPTDARNAYAAPLMARDLSGLPPATVITAGFDPLRDEGIAYADRLDAAGVPVTHECFEGMIHGFLNLVDTIDRSRDAIAVLADDLDEAFAD
- the tbsP gene encoding transcriptional regulator TbsP produces the protein MSFTNRIETDVADVYRAVFSETTDDAFVVAPAAASVERLVTVLDGLDSPPTVRLLAFDSTLKDVLDDFLVASTAADLIDEGTLSLGTIEEAGTGQLIVTDETVVSLVTAGQRVAALGTDDGEFVANANERSEERWEASSSYSLRTPPLSRIRETMAEAFDPGVRDDFDAVLASLDTARGDGDGLDEVTISLLVAAKNEELLYDISKWGEDTGVASKATFSRTKTRLEEMGLLDTTKVPIDVGRPRLRLLLGDERLSEADADELAAVATGILSTDAS
- a CDS encoding DNA-directed RNA polymerase subunit L, with the translated sequence MELRVIESDENELSIEVADEGHTFMNVLKGALLETEGVTTATYDVNPEQSGGQTEPVLTIRTEGTDPLDALEDGAGRVNDMTAAFRTAFESAA